CAATAATAGCTTGTGTGCACAATGCAGTGAAATAATCAGCAGCAGACCAAGAAACACCTTCTACAGCAATGGCAATATGTGTGTTAGGCAAAGTCAGGTCTTCTAATTTACGCTCACTACCGTAAAAAACGGGTAATTTATCACGAGGTGATCCTAAGGGAACAGAATTTTCAGATTTAGGCAAATGTCCAAAATATTTCTGAGCATATGTTGTTAATTTATCGTGGTCTACTGCACCAGTTCCTACTAATACCATCCTATCACctttataatttgtttgGATGTAGTCCTTCAAGTCGTCTCTTTGGatagttttaatatttttaattggtCCCAAAATTGTTCTGCCCAAAGGTTGACCTTTGAAAACAATTTCGTGTAAATGGTCAAATACCACTTCATCATACATTTTATCAACCTCTTCACTTTCTCTAATAATTACATCCCTTTCTCTTTCAATGGCGTTTGGATCTAAAACTGATCTGGTTAAAATATCACTTAAAATATCTAGGGCCTTTGGAATATCCTCCTTTAAAGATTTAGCATAGTAAACTGTATTTTCTCGGCTAGTGTAGGCATTTAAATGAGAACcgatattttcaatttccaACTCAATACCTGTCTGTGTTCTATTTTTAGTACCTTTAAAGGCCAAATGTTCTAAAAAATGAGCTGTCccactatttttatttgtgtCGGCTCTTGAACCTGCATCTACGAAAATACCAACACTCGCGGTAGAAGTGCTTGGCAAAACTTCAGAAGCAACAGTTAACCCATTTGGTAAGGTAGAAGTTCTTGTTCTCAAGGCAGATGCGGCTGTTTGGGTGCTTAATCTTCTAAGCAGTTGTGGACGGAACATTTTATACATTTTATTTGTCTGGttggatatttttatatcttaTAGGAGCTtgttttagatttttttttaaataaatttgggGAATATTAGCAAATATCTTAATGTGGATGGCACATCAAgttaaacaataataactttttaaGAGGACCGAATTCACAGATATTTTTtagttaaagaaaaaaaaaatttgccATTCAATATATCATTTATTACGAACAAAGATGTTGCAAATAAAAGGAAGCAAGTGACAACTTCGGACTTCGGAACATACTATATGGTTTTAATACAcacttatatattattttgatttttccttttttttttttttttttttttttattattattattttgttctgtgttgttattgtacaatgtctaaaaaaaaaagaaaggaaaagcGACAGCTCCAAAGATCCTTAATATTAAACAGTTACTAAACGAATCATATCGGCCCCGAAAAATAggaacaaattttttttttttttttccccatTTATATCGCCTATTACTGTTATATTTGTATAcgataaaattttttttttttttttttttttttttttcatttttgtttgtatttAATATTGGCTGCAATTAAAAATCCTACATCCTTTagaccattttttttttttaaaccaatttttttttgtagcattattttcattaataaattatttttatttttcatttatatttttacttgggctcattataatataaccttttcccttttaataaatttaatgcTCCAGTATtaaattgaatattttgtaaatgaaatattaaattccttttttctttttattcttcaaataacaaatctttgtagaaaacaaaatagtaAAATATAACGTAATTCCCCACCAAAGaaaatacaataaaataaagtgaaaaaaaaatgtttaccAGACCCGCACTATTGAGACCAGTTTTTAGATCCACCACAAACAGAGCTTTGTTCCATACCACTAAGTCCAATAATTTGACTATTCCATTCTTAAGCACTTTACCACAAGCTCCAGGTGGTGTTAAGGGTGATGTTAATGAGGCTTTTGTTCCACCACCAGTTGATAAAGTTCATGGTTCTTATCACTGGGATTTTGAAAGAGTTTTAGCCGTTTCATTGATCCCATTAGTCAGTTTACCATTAGCTTCTGGTGCTGGTATCCCAGTTATCGCTGATACTTTGTTATCTTCTGTTTTATTGGCCCATTGTTATGTTGGTTTCCAATCCTGTATCATTGATTATATTCCAAAGAGAGTTTACGGTAAGAATCATAATTATGCCATGTATTTGTTGACTTTGGgatctttattttccatCGCCGGTATCTATCATTTAGAAACCAAAGAAAATGGTCTCATCGGTGTTTTAACTTCTTGTTGGAAAGAAGAATCTAAAACCgaggaaaagaaatgaaTATCGAGATATTAGCTAGCCATTTAAGGgataaatgttttttttttttaaacgcTAATTAACATTTTATGATTACTTATTTGctaaaataaatgatataAAGCATACGTTTatctattttgttatttcatttttttttttttttttttgttcagGACTCCAACTTCCCTTtttattcttcttttttggttctctaaaagaagaatttaaatcattaatTATGCAAATCAAATATGTTTGTATAAGatttacttatttatttatttatttagttatttatttatttagttatttatttatttatactgttttataatatatataatacaaTTTGCTTATCAATAGGAAccatgttttttttttaaaagaagtaACCATATAGGAATAATGTTGCGTCTTTGATTAGACACAATTGTTATGTTTCCTATATATTTGGTATAGCGATGGCTAGCATAGAAAATAGTAATGTTAAACAAGTGGGACTccgtgttttttttcttttttttttttttttttttttttttttcctaattACATTTAGAGATCAAACTTTGCATAAgctgataaaaaaaaaaactactGCTTATATATTATACGCCATGCTagctgttttttttttttttttttttttttttttttttttttttttaaactgcACTTAGTCATTTTCTTTCCAAACAAcataagaaaataataaataaaaccatCCATTGAATGAATACTACTACacataatataatatacaaCACAAGAGCCTCCAATTGGtacaataaaagaaaatatattaacaattctgctttattttcttcaaaatattCCAAGGACTCGCCAAAATATTTAGTCAgtttaattaaatcaattaatCCGAGTTTGGACATAGGTGACGATATTACtgacaaaacaaaattagcATATTATGCTTTGGTGTCCCTTTTtgtgaaaaattatatttccTCGTGGtatgaaacaaaaataaatagtaataatacagATTTCATTCAAAGTTTAtatattgaattttttgagCCATTATACAATTATATTCATGATCGTTCTTGTAGAGTGGATTGGATCaagatttttttggatGATATTCCCTTCATCATGGAAACTCAACATAACAAttatgatttaaaaatggttgattattatttaagGAAAAATGTTGAATCATCCTTAGAACAAACTTTTCTacattctttatttaaggattttattttaactaaattattgaaaacaattttaGAGCCTAATGTTATTTTCCCTGTTTTAAACAAGTTATTAGCATCTTTAACGTTATTAGAATATAGACCAAAACTTGATAAGCAACGCCCaaatgtttttcaaaaaatttggaaatcAATTGCGTTcgtttttaattcaattaaAGAGAATGACACTACCATTACTACCCCTGACAAAGGTTCTGTTCATTCAATTTTACAGCGACACATCTTTGTAAGcttaattaaaatactaAATTTAACCGAGAAGAAGCCGTTGGTTTATGGATTTTATAAATGGATTcaacaaataattattacATACACTAATATAGACCAAATTTTGTACGCTTCAGTGAAACAAGAGGTTTTGGAAAAAGTTTCAATATATGATTGGCTAATTCAACTTAGACACATACTTTTCCCGCATGACGATATTATACTTAAACCaggaaatattatatacGATATGGACAAATTGAAATCCACTTGCAAGGACAATCTTTGCTTGATTATAGataaatatcatttaaCCACCTTATTAGGCATCAACAAACAAGACGATCTCaataaaattgttgatGAGTTTATTGCTGACCCAGAAAACTTACAAGGccatatttatataattttagaTTGTATTGCCGCCTCATTCGAAGAGAACTGTACCCCAGGAGTCGTCTaacaaaactttatttatGTATTCGTGAAAATAGCCGGTAGTTGTGTTTAAAAAGGGTTCCCACAATGGATAATATTCAGACTTGGGCATGGGTATTAATGTCGATTCTGGCTCATTTCTTCCAATAGTAATCCTCATCATGGCGGAATGTAGCGCAATTATTTCATcattgaaatttttaatggGCTTTGCACCATATTTTATATCATTAAGTATAGGGGACCTCAATTTAGTTTTACAAGTTACTCTAATTTGATGTTTTTGACCTGTGCACAATTCAAACGCATATAGGTTtttagatatttttttatagtgTGTAATCATCGGGGATGCGGAGGAACCTGTAGATTTATTCTTGAAACTTATTATTCCTTGTTCTGgatcattttttataaaaattggGGATTGTAATATTGCTAAATATCTTCTTTTCAGTTTAAATCCACAGTTACCACCTTTTCTTAAATACCTAGAAAACATTTGTGctgaatttttatttgtggCAAACAATACACCTCCTGTAACAACTTTGTCAATTCTATGGATATTTTTAAGGTGTGCTGCTAGTCCTGATTTATTATGAGCCAAttgttcttttaatatatttaaaagtaccttttctttttttttggtggtATTGCTGCTGAGGGTAGGTTGACATAATATTCCAGCGCATTTGTTTGCTATAAGGTAATGCTTGTTTAGTTTTATG
This Saccharomycodes ludwigii strain NBRC 1722 chromosome II, whole genome shotgun sequence DNA region includes the following protein-coding sequences:
- the MAS1 gene encoding mitochondrial processing peptidase (similar to Saccharomyces cerevisiae YLR163C | MAS1 | Mitochondrial ASsembly), giving the protein MFRPQLLRRLSTQTAASALRTRTSTLPNGLTVASEVLPSTSTASVGIFVDAGSRADTNKNSGTAHFLEHLAFKGTKNRTQTGIELEIENIGSHLNAYTSRENTVYYAKSLKEDIPKALDILSDILTRSVLDPNAIERERDVIIRESEEVDKMYDEVVFDHLHEIVFKGQPLGRTILGPIKNIKTIQRDDLKDYIQTNYKGDRMVLVGTGAVDHDKLTTYAQKYFGHLPKSENSVPLGSPRDKLPVFYGSERKLEDLTLPNTHIAIAVEGVSWSAADYFTALCTQAIIGNWDRAMGAGTNSPSPLAVAAASGNSALANSYMSYSTSYCDTGLWGMYIVLDSNEHNAKLIIDAVLKEWKRIISGNVSQQEVDRAKAQLKASLLLALDGSTAILEDIGRQMVTTGKRLSPEEVFNQVDKITKDDIVTWANYRLVNKPISMVSYGNVKTVPSIEYMKQVLNT
- a CDS encoding CybS family protein (similar to Saccharomyces cerevisiae YLR164W | SHH4 | SDH4 Homolog (paralog of YDR178W | SDH4)), which encodes MFTRPALLRPVFRSTTNRALFHTTKSNNLTIPFLSTLPQAPGGVKGDVNEAFVPPPVDKVHGSYHWDFERVLAVSLIPLVSLPLASGAGIPVIADTLLSSVLLAHCYVGFQSCIIDYIPKRVYGKNHNYAMYLLTLGSLFSIAGIYHLETKENGLIGVLTSCWKEESKTEEKK
- the NVJ3 gene encoding Nvj3p (similar to Saccharomyces cerevisiae YDR179W-A | NVJ3 | Nucleus-Vacuole Junction), producing the protein MNTTTHNIIYNTRASNWYNKRKYINNSALFSSKYSKDSPKYLVSLIKSINPSLDIGDDITDKTKLAYYALVSLFVKNYISSWYETKINSNNTDFIQSLYIEFFEPLYNYIHDRSCRVDWIKIFLDDIPFIMETQHNNYDLKMVDYYLRKNVESSLEQTFLHSLFKDFILTKLLKTILEPNVIFPVLNKLLASLTLLEYRPKLDKQRPNVFQKIWKSIAFVFNSIKENDTTITTPDKGSVHSILQRHIFVSLIKILNLTEKKPLVYGFYKWIQQIIITYTNIDQILYASVKQEVLEKVSIYDWLIQLRHILFPHDDIILKPGNIIYDMDKLKSTCKDNLCLIIDKYHLTTLLGINKQDDLNKIVDEFIADPENLQGHIYIILDCIAASFEENCTPGVV
- the PUS5 gene encoding pseudouridine synthase PUS5 (similar to Saccharomyces cerevisiae YLR165C | PUS5 | PseudoUridine Synthase), with protein sequence MCNTPAIQIIKLNKHYLIANKCAGILCQPTLSSNTTKKKEKVLLNILKEQLAHNKSGLAAHLKNIHRIDKVVTGGVLFATNKNSAQMFSRYLRKGGNCGFKLKRRYLAILQSPIFIKNDPEQGIISFKNKSTGSSASPMITHYKKISKNLYAFELCTGQKHQIRVTCKTKLRSPILNDIKYGAKPIKNFNDEIIALHSAMMRITIGRNEPESTLIPMPKSEYYPLWEPFLNTTTGYFHEYINKVLLDDSWGTVLFE